The following coding sequences lie in one Cotesia glomerata isolate CgM1 linkage group LG5, MPM_Cglom_v2.3, whole genome shotgun sequence genomic window:
- the LOC123266068 gene encoding uncharacterized protein LOC123266068 — MTKNNNRQSTDLKKQEKYKQKQNIHKYKKLKVEEIVKLYNKKTDNLEGKVTSGRNVDNETEQVFTNDDQMKDQNSFNNENLSDIIVNETIEEGHAELDNMSQTKSPSIIPESDSEDDVFAETRHGHVNANVEIIRNDEDGDSDSIALSANNKHF; from the exons ATGACGAAGAACAACAATCGGCAATCGACAGACTTAAAGAAACAAGAAAAGTAT aaacaAAAGCAAAATATACATAAGTATAAAAAGCTAAAGGTCGAAGAAATAGTAAaactttataacaaaaaaacgGATAATTTAGAAGGAAAA GTTACTTCTGGACGTAATGTAGATAATGAAACTGAACAAGTATTCACTAATGATGACCAAATGAAAGATCAAAACTCTTTCAACAATGAAAACCTGTCTGATATAATCGTTAATGAAACTATAGAAGAGGGACATGCTGAACTCGATAACATGTCACAAACCAAAAGCCCATCAATTATTCCCGAATCAGATAGCGAAGATGATGTGTTTGCTGAAACCCGACATGGACATGTTAATGCAAACGTGGAAATAATTAGGAATGATGAAGACGGTGATTCAGATTCCATTGCACTATCCGCAAATAATAAG catttttga
- the LOC123266362 gene encoding protein unc-80 homolog, with protein sequence MSEELFVDVLPIAWELLLEANQEFAASAASLFIIAAVRASNQASELMHHGLQHSSIAFRINAILKFQVLWKLRYQVWPRMEEAAHVTFKVPPPGIEFTLPSPKIGIESLPVVDPPWMPQVKTKVEEVTTNQERHRSLVTATKTRKKQQTELIKKALQAQDDKKREERENFLITTIPITVQAAYEPSPVGDDHDEGNADDEGGETQPRNTTHRGRSALSLFSSSLCSAIVQIINLLDDAAVSDDGNAVYEVAYQVIWSCLVEDSALFLRYVLERLTREKQELMFKILRHLIRFVLKLPQQGAFALYNYIIGYVMFYVRSPHEEGQKHIGTALSILWMIQKRNWSIRISASESPLLLIRHR encoded by the exons ATGTCCGAAGAGCTGTTCGTCGACGTTTTACCAATCGCGTGGGAGCTGCTTCTCGAGGCGAACCAAGAATTCGCGGCTTCAGCAGCTTCTCTGTTCATAATCGCAGCAGTCCGAGCTTCGAACCAGGCCAGCGAGCTGATGCATCACGGGCTCCAGCACTCCAGCATCGCCTTTCGTATAAACGCGATCCTGAAATTTCAAGTGCTCTGGAAGTTGAGGTACCAGGTCTGGCCCAGGATGGAAGAGGCTGCTCACGTCACCTTTAAAGTTCCTCCCCCGGGGATTGAGTTCACGCTGCCCTCTCCTAAAATTGGGATCGAATCTCTTCCAGTGGTCGACCCGCCATGGATGCCGCAGGTTAAGACTAAAGTTGAGGAAGTAACTACTAATCAAGAGCGTCAT CGATCattagtgacagctactaagactagaaaaaaacaacaaacaGAGTTGATAAAGAAGGCATTACAGGCACAGGATGATAAGAAGCGCGAGGAGCGagagaattttttgataacaaCAATACCGATCACAGTCCAGGCTGCGTACGAGCCGAGTCCCGTGGGGGACGACCACGACGAAGGCAATGCCGATGACGAGGGCGGTGAGACCCAGCCGAGGAACACGACTCATCGCGGACGGTCCGCGCTCTCGCTCTTTTCCTCCTCACTCTGCTCCGCGATCGTCCAGATCATCAACCTCCTCGATGACGCCGCCGTCTCCGACGACGGCAACGCCGTCTACGAGGTTGCCTACCAGGTCATCTGGAGCTGCCTGGTTGAAGACAGCGCCCTCTTTCTTCGGTACGTCCTCGAGCGGCTCACTCGTGAGAAACAGGAGCTCATGTTCAAGATTTTAAGGCATCTCATCAGATTTGTACTCAAGCTTCCTCAGCAAGGCGCTTTTgcattatataattatatcataGGTTATGTTATGTTCTACGTGAGGTCGCCACATGAAGAAGGACAGAAACATATTGGAACTGCTTTGTCCATTCTTTGGAtg atTCAGAAGAGGAACTGGTCAATCCGAATTTCCGCATCCGAGAGCCCGTTATTACTAATCCGTCATCGTTAG
- the LOC123266069 gene encoding uncharacterized protein LOC123266069 translates to MVKNLPKEQQQFLNECQKGKTNLHSPVTNFLPVETFQNKSDTEQEITNEDNENNTDEIGMKLSQHSMPASFCSLSSNSSGLKRTYSDFEDELPVPLKKKKSIFLRFDSTFCGNSMLGKLQ, encoded by the exons ATGGTTAAGAATTTGCCAAAAGAGCAGCAACAATTTCTGAATGAGTGTCAAAAGGGGAAAACCAATCTTCACTCGCCCGTTACTAATTTCTTGCCGGTGGAAACTTTTCAGAATAAATCTGACACTGAACAGGAGATAACAAATGAAGATAATGAGAATAATACAGACGAAATTG gcATGAAATTATCGCAACATTCGATGCCAGCAAGTTTTTGTAGTCTATCATCAAATTCCAGTGGGTTGAAACGAACATATTCTGATTTTGAGGATGAACTCCCTGTACctcttaaaaagaaaaaatcaatatttttaagatttgatTCAACATTTTGTGGAAATTCAATGCTAGGTAAACTTCAATGA